In one window of Helianthus annuus cultivar XRQ/B chromosome 17, HanXRQr2.0-SUNRISE, whole genome shotgun sequence DNA:
- the LOC110922256 gene encoding GEM-like protein 7 — protein MDNRFSSTVMGAPIVSRGLIFSKAYQPIYTLPNSSKLNTTERKDTLAVSTKNHGNRSLGLGPKLIEIVKHRLSYGAKILPLGREGRIFRKSFSTTDCENLLHTSRCSIYTTAGAIRGILFISNERVGFCSDRSLKTYSAAGEMLKFQYKVSIPLEKIKGAEESMNIKMPSNKYVELVTVDGFSFWFLDFPNSKRTLRSLRQAINQSRLLTQ, from the exons ATGGATAACAGATTCTCAAGCACTGTCATGGGTGCCCCGATTGTATCAAGGGGGCTCATTTTTTCTAAAGCTTATCAACCCATTTACACTCTTCCGAATTCTTCCAAACTCAACACCACAGAAAGAAAAGACACCCTTGCGGTGTCCACCAAAAATCACGGCAACCGTAGCTTAGGATTAGGACCAAAACTAATAGAAATTGTGAAACACAGGCTGAGTTATGGTGCAAAAATCCTACCACTTGGCCGTGAAGGAAGAATTTTCCGTAAAAGTTTCAGTACAACGGATTGTGAGAACTTGTTGCATACTTCAAGGTGTTCCATATACACTACAGCTGGCGCGATCAGGGGCATACTGTTCATCTCTAATGAAAGGGTGGGATTTTGCAGTGATAGGTCCCTCAAAACATATTCTGCAGCAGGGGAGATGTTAAAGTTCCAATATAAG GTTTCAATTCCGTTAGAAAAGATTAAAGGAGCAGAAGAGAGCATGAACATAAAGATGCCATCAAACAAGTATGTGGAGTTGGTGACTGTGGATGGTTTCAGCTTCTGGTTTTTGGACTTTCCAAATTCTAAGAGAACTTTAAGATCTCTCCGTCAGGCAATTAATCAGTCACGATTGCTTACCCAATAG
- the LOC110923368 gene encoding GEM-like protein 6 isoform X1 — MDNRLPEVAMCIPTISTRGLLLSKPHQPHYPLLTSSKINGAERESSVVSKNHAGFGPKLIEITKHKLTYGSKILPLGRGGKIFEKSFSVRDGERLLHASRCYIYTTAGAISGILFISTERVGFCSDRSLKTYSTTGKLLKFQYKVSVPLKKIDGVGESTDLKRRSNKYMELVTVDDFNFWFLGFPNYKKTVECLRQTISHDCLSD; from the exons ATGGATAACAGACTCCCAGAAGTTGCCATGTGCATTCCAACCATATCAACAAGGGGACTACTTTTGTCTAAACCTCATCAGCCCCATTACCCTCTTCTTACTTCTTCAAAAATCAATGGTGCAGAAAGAGAGAGTTCTGTAGTCTCGAAAAACCATG CAGGCTTTGGACCCAAGCTAATAGAAATAACTAAACACAAGTTGACCTATGGTTCCAAGATCCTACCACTTGGCCGCGGAGGAAAAATCTTTGAAAAGAGTTTCAGTGTCAGGGATGGTGAGAGGTTGTTGCATGCTTCCCGATGCTATATATACACTACAGCTGGTGCGATCTCAGGCATACTCTTCATCTCTACTGAAAGGGTTGGTTTTTGCAGTGATAGGTCCCTCAAAACATATTCTACCACAGGGAAGCTGTTAAAGTTCCAGTATAAG GTATCTGTTCCATTGAAAAAGATAGATGGAGTAGGAGAGAGCACGGACTTGAAGAGGCGATCTAACAAGTATATGGAGTTAGTAACGGTGGATGATTTCAACTTTTGGTTTTTGGGCTTTCCAAATTACAAGAAAACAGTAGAATGCCTTCGCCAGACAATCAGTCATGACTGCTTAAGTGATTAG
- the LOC110923368 gene encoding GEM-like protein 6 isoform X2, producing MDNRLPEVAMCIPTISTRGLLLSKPHQPHYPLLTSSKINGAERESSVVSKNHGFGPKLIEITKHKLTYGSKILPLGRGGKIFEKSFSVRDGERLLHASRCYIYTTAGAISGILFISTERVGFCSDRSLKTYSTTGKLLKFQYKVSVPLKKIDGVGESTDLKRRSNKYMELVTVDDFNFWFLGFPNYKKTVECLRQTISHDCLSD from the exons ATGGATAACAGACTCCCAGAAGTTGCCATGTGCATTCCAACCATATCAACAAGGGGACTACTTTTGTCTAAACCTCATCAGCCCCATTACCCTCTTCTTACTTCTTCAAAAATCAATGGTGCAGAAAGAGAGAGTTCTGTAGTCTCGAAAAACCATG GCTTTGGACCCAAGCTAATAGAAATAACTAAACACAAGTTGACCTATGGTTCCAAGATCCTACCACTTGGCCGCGGAGGAAAAATCTTTGAAAAGAGTTTCAGTGTCAGGGATGGTGAGAGGTTGTTGCATGCTTCCCGATGCTATATATACACTACAGCTGGTGCGATCTCAGGCATACTCTTCATCTCTACTGAAAGGGTTGGTTTTTGCAGTGATAGGTCCCTCAAAACATATTCTACCACAGGGAAGCTGTTAAAGTTCCAGTATAAG GTATCTGTTCCATTGAAAAAGATAGATGGAGTAGGAGAGAGCACGGACTTGAAGAGGCGATCTAACAAGTATATGGAGTTAGTAACGGTGGATGATTTCAACTTTTGGTTTTTGGGCTTTCCAAATTACAAGAAAACAGTAGAATGCCTTCGCCAGACAATCAGTCATGACTGCTTAAGTGATTAG